The nucleotide sequence GCTCAGAAAATGGATGTGTTTGTGGAGATTGTGAATCGCATCGACTCGCCGTGGTTTGGCGTGAACTTCGACCCGTCGAACACCATTTTGGCAGGAGAGGATCCGTTGGAACTGCTGGAGCAGGTCAAACACCGGGTGGTCACGATGCACGCGAGTGATCGTTATTTGAAGAGCGGCACGATCGAGGATCTGCGCGCGGAGGAAGACGTCGCCGGATACGCCGATCGACTCGCTCACGGTGTGATCGGCCGCGGGATGAACGACTACGACAAGATCTTCAGCACGTTGGCGGCGGAGGGATTTGATTCTTGGATCTCGATCGAGGACGGCATGGATGGCATGGACGATCTGCGGGAATCGGTGCGCTTTCTCCGCGAGAAAATCGATCGGCACTTCGCGGACTAAGCTGATCCCGCGAGCGCTCTCCGGCTCCGGCTCGCCACCGCGAAAAGTGTAACCATTATGGTTACACTTTATCCCTTGGCGGGCTCGAGGTCGTAGCCGTCCTTGCGGTCTTTCATGGTCCAACCGGCGGCCGTGATCTCGCCGCGCAAAGCATCGGCGGCGGGCCAGTCCTTGGCCTGCTTGGCAGCCCAACGCTTTTCAGCCAAAGCGGTGACCTCGGCGGGAATCTCGACCGATTCGGTTTCGGTCGGAGTCAGGTCGAGGCCGAGGGCGAACATGACTCGGTCAAACGTGGCGGCATCCACTTCAGCGGGCCCCGCATTGACGATACTGAACAACGCGCCGAGGGCTCCGGGGGTGTTGAGATCGTCCTGCAGCGCTTTGAAAACGGGATCAAATTTTGCGGGGTCGCCGGTCTGGTCGCCGAGTTGGGTGCGGAACTGATGCAAGGTGCTCAAGGCCTTCGCGGCGGCCCCCAACGAACTCAGCATAAAGTTGAGTTGCTTGCGCGGGTGGCCGGCGAGGAAGGCGTAACGCAGCGCCATGGGCGTGTGCCCCATTTCCTTGAGCTGATCGAGCGTGTAGAGATTGCCGAGCGACTTGCTCATTTTTTTGCCGTCCACGAGCAGGTGTTCGCTGTGATACCAATGGTGGGCGAAGGACGTGCCGTTGCAGCACTCGCTCTGGGCAATCTCGTTTTCGTGGTGAGGGAAGAGCAGATCCACGCCGCCGGTGTGCAGATCGATGGTGTCGCCGAGGTGTTTTTTGCTCATGGCGCTGCACTCGATGTGCCAGCCGGGACGCCCTTCGGCGGCGCTGTCGGGGCCGGTCCATTTCACATCACCGTCTTCCGGTTTCCACGCCTTCCACAGCGCGAAGTCCGTGCCGTCCTCCTTCTCGTCGGAGTCGACGCTGGTGGTGTCCTTGGTGCCGGTGTTGCCGGCAGCGAGGGCGGAGCCGGCTTTGAGTTCGCGTTCCTTCACGCGCGAGAGTGCTCCGTATCCATCGAATGATGACACCTTGAAATACACCGAACCATCGGCGGCGCGGTAGGCGTTGCCCTTTTCCATCAGCACTTCGATCATGTTGACCTGCTCGGGAATGTGATCGGTCGCGGCGGGTTCGACGTGGGGACGCAGGCAGCCGAGGGCGTCGCAATCGGCGTGGAACTTGGCGGTCCATTCGGCGGTGACATCGCGCAGCGGGCGACCTTCCTCGCGGGCGCGGCGGATGGTCTTGTCATCGACGTCGGTGAGGTTGCGCACGTGTCGAACCTTGTCGGCTCCGAACTCCAACTCGAGCAGGCGGCGAATGAGATCGTTCACCACGAACGTCCGGAAATTCCCGATGTGCGCGGCGGCGTAGACGGTCGGTCCGCAATTATAGAAACGGTAGACGCCGTCGGGCTGGGAGGGCGTGACGGTTTTGAGGGAACGCGAAAGGGAATCGTGGAGCTGCAGAGCCATGGTGAACGGGTAGGAGAAACCATCATGGACACGAAACACACGAAAGAAAACCTCGCGCCGTGTTTTCCGTGAAACTGAACATCGGCGCGTTTGCACAGTCTCACGGGGCGGTGATAGCGCGAAAATTAATCTGGCGAGTCGGGACGGTGGTGGTGATTTGCACGCTCGGCGGTCGCTGGACAGCGGCGGAATCGTATCATCCGGGGGCGGCGATTCGGCAGCTCGCGCAAGAGCAGAACATCCCGATGACAGGTTTCGCGCAGGTGACTGACCGCGCAGCAGTGGTGCCGGGGGATCGTTGCGTCGCTCTCGTCTCGTTGCGCGAGGGCGGCGATATCAAGCAGTGGTTGCTGGATTTTGAAGTCGTGGGCACGCGCTCGAATGAAGCCAAGGCGAATGACCCGACGCCACCGCCATTCTACACGTCGTCGGGCCGCCGCTTCGAATTCGGCATGACGCCGGTGGCAATGAAAGTGGCCGCGTGGGGGCCGCTGGATCAAAATGAACGTCGACCGGAACGTGCCGTGTCGCGGGTCAAGGTGAAGCAGGCGGGGTTTCTGGCGAATGAAGATTACCTCGGTCTGGGATTCGATCGCATGGCCGCCACGGTCCTCAAACTGCGTCGTCTGCAAACCGACAGTCCGGTGGGTTTTTCCATGCGCGGTGAGCCGTTTCCGGAAGAGCAAATCCGAGTGGTGAAGGCTGCGTTTGCCGAGCGAGGTGTCACCGAGGCCGACGAACGTTCCATCGCTGGAGCCGCCCCCGCTCTTGGCGCGTTGCTCAACATTGTGCAGGGCACCCCGGGATTGAGCGACATTTTAGCCGAGGTCGTCGATATCCCGTGGTGGTCGCTGATCAAAAGTGGCGGTCGACCCGAAATTAACCTCGAATTTGTATCCATGAAAATGGCGCGGCAGGAGGCCTCGTCATGGGAAATCGCGAACGGACGCGAAGTTTACACCGTCCCGTTCAACCTCCTGCTGAACGGCAAGATCGCGCTGGAGGTGGCCTTGACCACGCTGCGGCCTCAACCGCCGGAACTGGCGCTGGCGGGCATTGTGAAAATCCGCGCCGCGACGCCCGGCAAGCAGGCCAAGCGCGTGCTGATTCAATTGCTGGCCACACGCGCGGGCGAGCCGGTCGGCTGAAGTGTAACCATAATGGTTACACTCGTCGCGCGGCGGATCGCGTTTTGAGGTGGCGAAACTGACCGGGCGGTGTGGAATGCCGGGCACCATGTCTTCCGATTCGCCTCTCGATCTCGTTGAACGTCCCCGTCGTCTGCGTCGCACCGCGTCGCTGCGCGCCATGGTGCAGGAAACCGTGCTGCGCCCGGCCGATTTCATCGCGCCGCTGTTTGTGGTGGAAGGCAAAGGAGAGCCCGAGGCCATTGCGTCGATGTCGGGGGTTTTTCGCTACAACGTGAAGGATCTCGTCAAGGAGTGTCGGGCCCTCGCCAAACTCGGCGTGCCCGCCGTCGCGCTGTTTCCGAAGCTCGATCCGAAGTTGAAGGATGAAGATGGCACGGGCGCACTCAATGAAGACGGTTTGATTCTGCGGGCCGTGCGGGCGGTCAAAAAAGCGCTGCCGGAGTTGACGGTGATCACGGATGTTGCGCTCGATCCCTACACGACGCACGGCCACGACGGCGTGCTGACTGGAGCGGGTGACGATGTGGACAACGATCGCAGCGTCGGAATTTTGAGCGAGATGGCCGTGCTGCACGCCCAGGCGGGCGTCGATATCGTGGCGCCGTCGGACATGATGGATGGTCGCATCGGCGCGATTCGCGAGCTGCTCGACGCGCACGATTTTACCGGCACCGCGATCATGGCCTATTCCGCGAAGTTTAACTCGGCCTATTACGGTCCTTTCCGTGACGCGGTGGGTAGCAGCAAGGCCGCCGGCACGCGCCTGCTCAGCAAAGCAACCTATCAGCTCGACCCGGCCAACCGTCGCCAGGCTCTGAACGAAGCGGCGCTCGACGAAGACGAAGGCGCCGACTTCATCATGGTCAAACCCGCCGGTGCCTACCTCGACATCATCCGGGAAGTGCGCGAGGAAACGACCAAGCCCGTCGCGGCCTACCAAGTGTCGGGCGAATACGCGCAAATCCAAGCCGCCGCCCAGCTCGGCTGGCTCGACCTCGCTCGCTGCCGCCACGAGTCGCTCCTTGCCATCAAACGCGCCGGCGCCGACCTGATCCTGACCTACTTCGCCAAAGATATGGCGAAACTGCTAAAGTGAACGTCAATCTTTCCGGCCGGACTCAAGCTCGGCGGGGAGGTTGCGCGATGAGCCGGCGCGTCTAGCCTTGGGCGATCATGTCCTTGCGAATTCATCGTCCCTTGCTTCTTGCACTCGCCATGGCGGGTGTTGCTTCCGTCGCGGCTGCCGCGCTCACTCCTGCGCCGGATAACGGGGGGATTTCGCTGCCGGGCGGGTTCAAAGCCGCGGTCGTGGCCGACGACTTGGGCGGCATCCGGGGCATCGCGGTCGCCCCCAACGGCGACGTGTATGGCCGCGTGCGCGGTCGCGGCATCGTGGCGATGCGCGACACCGACGGTGACGGCACGGCCGACATCGTGGAGACGATTCCGGGTTCGACGGGCGAGGGCAGTGGCATCGGTATCCAGCCGGGTTACCTGTATTATTCGACCAACTCCGGCGTGTTTCGCTATGCGCGCGCTGCGGGCGAGCTGCTACCGAGTGGTGAGCCCGAGGCGGTGGCGACTGATTTGTCCGATAAGGGTCAGCACAATGCCAAGATGTTTACGTTCGACGAATACGGCATGCTCTATGTCGAGGTGGGGTCACCGTCCAACGCGCTCGGCGTGCCGGATCGTGCTCGCGGCGCCCAGGGCGTGAGCGATGCCGAGGTGGCAAAATTTTTGAGCGAGCACGGTGGCGTCTGGAAATTTGATCCGTCCAAGGCCCCGCAAACGCAGCAGCAGGGAGAACATTGGTCGACCGGTCACCGCCATATTCTGGCGCTGGCGTGGAATCCGGTTTCGCATACCTTGTTCGGCGCGATGAACGGTCGCGACACGCTCGACGTGATCAACCCGGACTTGTTCTCCAAGGAATACAATGCCGTCCGCGTGGCGGAGGAGTTTCACGAGCTCAAGAAAGGCGCCAACCTCGGCTGGCCGCGCACGTTCTACGATCCCATCGGCAACAAACGGCTCTTCGGCGCGGAGTATGGCGGCGATGGCAAGAAGGGTCCGCCAGCGGGATCTTATCCTGATCCGATCATCGCGTTTCCGGCGCACTGGGCTCCGATGCAGATGGCCTATTACGGCGGCGAGCAGTTTCCTGAAACGTATCGCGGCGGTCTGTTCCAAGCCTTCCATGGTTCATGGAACCGCCAAGGTGATCAAAAGGGCTACAACGTGTCCTTTATCCCGTTTGATGCTTCCGGCCGTCCCACGGGGGAGTGGTCGGTGTTTGCCGATGGCTTCATGGGCACCGGGCAGATCGCCAGCCCCAATGACGCCGCCTATCGACCGATGGGTCTCGCGGCCGGACCCGATGGTTCGCTCTACGTGGGCTCTGATCACGGCGGCCGGGTTTGGCGCATTTTCTACATCGGCGAATGAGCACCGGAGCGAGTCGCTGGCAGTTGCCGGCGGGAATCATGGGGATAGGGGCGGTCGTTCTCGTGCTCGGTTGGTTTGACCGTCCCGTCGAAGCGGAAGCGGAGACGGCCGCGGAGACGGCCGCGGACACGGCGCAACACCTGGTTGCGGCCCAGGCCAGTTCGACGGCCCCGGCCACACCGGTGCCCGAGCCGGAAGCGTTGGTCGTCGTCAACGGAGCCGACATCTACAACGAGCATTGCGCAACCTGTCACATGGGCGATGGCAGCGGGGTGCCGAACTTTCAGCCGCCGATCGCCGGCAGCCCCGTCGTGGCGGCGGGGCGGGATCGGTTGGAAGCGGTGATTCGCGCGGGATCAGCCGCGTTGCAAGACCGGCCCAACACGATGGGTTGGCAAATGCCGCCCTTCGGATTTTTGACCGATCCGGAGGTCGAAGCGTTGGTAGGTTACGTGACCGATACGTTTGGTTCCCCGCCGCAGGAATAGCGCGCGGACTGGGTTGATTCCCGGTTGCCTCATCGACGGTGTCGTGCGTGATTGCGGACGTGGGAACGAGCATGACGCCGATCCGGATTATTTTTGATTTAAGCGCCGCTCCGGCGAGCTCGAGTCATGCGTAAACCAGGTCGTGCGGCGGTGGTGGTGGTGGTGGTGGGCATCACGGTGATTGCCGCGGTGACGGTTCCGGGGATCGTGACACGGCAACGCTTGGCGAGCTACGTGCCGGAGATCCCGGCGGCGGAGAACCTGAGCGAGCCCTTGCGGGCGCGGTTGATCGAAGCAGGAAACCAGGCGAGCGACGGCGAGGTGGAGGGATTGATGGCATTAAGTCGGTTGTATCATGCCAACGGTTACACGTCGGAGGCGGAGCGGATTTACGGCGGGTTGATGACCGAGCAACCGGAGAACCCACGCTGGCCCTACCGCACGGCGCTGCTCCGGGCGGCGAACGAAGATTTCGGCGCGGCGCGAGAATGGTTGGAGCGATCCGTGGCATTGGCGCCGGACTATGCACCGGCCCGACTCCGGCTGGCCGAGACGTGGGTTCGGCTCGAAGCCCCGGCGCAGGCCGCGTCCGTCTTCCGTGAACTGTTGGAGCGTGAACCCGACCACGTGCGCGGGTTGTTGGGCTTGGCGCGCATCGCGGTCGATCGTGAGGCGTGGACGGATGCCCGGTCCGGGTTGGAGCGCGTGGTGGCGGCAACGCAGTTTGCTCACGGCGTGCCGGAGTTGGCGCGGGTTTATGAAAATGTCGGGGAGACCGAGCGGCTGCAGGCCCTGCGTGGTCGCGCTCCCGTGGTCGCCCCGGAATTGGCGATTGATGATCCGTGGATGCGTGAACTCGTCGAGGACCTCTATGATCCGCTCCGGCTGATGGAGGAAAGCCATGCGGCCGTTTCGCGAGACGACAAGGCCGCTGCCATGCGGTGGATGGAGCGGGCGTTGGTATTGGCTCCTGACAACGGCGAAGTGCATCACCAGACCGCGCGCCTGTGGGAACGGCTGCGCAATCAGGTGAAGGCGCTGGCCGAATATGAGCGGGCGGCTGAATTGGACCCGACGATCGATGACGTCTGGGCACGTTTGGTTACCCTGTATAAGGCGATCGGTGACACCGGGAAAGCGCGGCGGGCGCTGACCAATGGATTGGAGGTCAACCCGAGCTCGGCCGCGCTGCTGATTGAGCGCGGACGACAACTCAAGGAACGCGGCCGGGGGGCGGAGGCATTGGCCGATTTCGAGAAGGTGATCGAACTACACCCGCAGGAGTTGATCGGCTATGTCGAGGCCGCGCAGGTGCTGTTTGCGATGAAGCGCGCCGAAGCCGCCGACGGGTGGTTGGAGCAGTCGCTCGCCGTGGCGCCCGATAATCCGGTGGCGTTGGTCATGCTGAGTTTTTCGGCCATCACGCAACGAAATCGCGCGGCGGCGGACCGCTGGATGGCGCAGGTGATGGCGCAACCTCGTGTTGCCCGGCCGGATCGCGACCGCTTGGCGGCTGGCTACCTCGAAGTCTTCGGCGAGCCACCGCGTGGCTGAACGGCGTCTTAAAACGCCGAACGGTCGACTTGGATGGAATCACCCGGGAGCAAGCGCGGGTCTTCGGCGGGACTGCGTTGCGCGAGGCGGGCGTCGAGCGTGTAGGCGGCCTGTTCACGGACGACGTTGATGGCCGACTCGCGGGCGTAGAGCGTGAACCCGCCGGCGGCCTGAATGGCCTTGGTCATGGTGAGGTCGGGCGTCCACACGATGCGTCCCGGGCGCTGGACTTCACCACCGACGTAGACGAAGCGCTCCGTCACGGTCACGGAGACGTCGATCGTTCGATAGAAATTTTGAGCCACGTAAGTCTGGCGGATTTGGGCCGAAAGATCCGAGGCGGTCAGTCCCGCGGCCTGCACGCCCCCGACGAATGGCAGGGAAATGAGGCCCTGATCATCGATTTGCACATTGTGCGCGCTGGGGTCGGGGATGCCCTGCAAGGCGATGCCGAGACTGTCTCCGGGGCGGAGCAGGGCGGATGAGGAGGCTTCCGGGATTTTCGGATTGGTGGCGCCGCCCGTCACGGAAGTGGTTTCACAGC is from Synoicihabitans lomoniglobus and encodes:
- the cysS gene encoding cysteine--tRNA ligase, whose product is MALQLHDSLSRSLKTVTPSQPDGVYRFYNCGPTVYAAAHIGNFRTFVVNDLIRRLLELEFGADKVRHVRNLTDVDDKTIRRAREEGRPLRDVTAEWTAKFHADCDALGCLRPHVEPAATDHIPEQVNMIEVLMEKGNAYRAADGSVYFKVSSFDGYGALSRVKERELKAGSALAAGNTGTKDTTSVDSDEKEDGTDFALWKAWKPEDGDVKWTGPDSAAEGRPGWHIECSAMSKKHLGDTIDLHTGGVDLLFPHHENEIAQSECCNGTSFAHHWYHSEHLLVDGKKMSKSLGNLYTLDQLKEMGHTPMALRYAFLAGHPRKQLNFMLSSLGAAAKALSTLHQFRTQLGDQTGDPAKFDPVFKALQDDLNTPGALGALFSIVNAGPAEVDAATFDRVMFALGLDLTPTETESVEIPAEVTALAEKRWAAKQAKDWPAADALRGEITAAGWTMKDRKDGYDLEPAKG
- the hemB gene encoding porphobilinogen synthase, with amino-acid sequence MSSDSPLDLVERPRRLRRTASLRAMVQETVLRPADFIAPLFVVEGKGEPEAIASMSGVFRYNVKDLVKECRALAKLGVPAVALFPKLDPKLKDEDGTGALNEDGLILRAVRAVKKALPELTVITDVALDPYTTHGHDGVLTGAGDDVDNDRSVGILSEMAVLHAQAGVDIVAPSDMMDGRIGAIRELLDAHDFTGTAIMAYSAKFNSAYYGPFRDAVGSSKAAGTRLLSKATYQLDPANRRQALNEAALDEDEGADFIMVKPAGAYLDIIREVREETTKPVAAYQVSGEYAQIQAAAQLGWLDLARCRHESLLAIKRAGADLILTYFAKDMAKLLK
- a CDS encoding PQQ-dependent sugar dehydrogenase; the encoded protein is MLLALAMAGVASVAAAALTPAPDNGGISLPGGFKAAVVADDLGGIRGIAVAPNGDVYGRVRGRGIVAMRDTDGDGTADIVETIPGSTGEGSGIGIQPGYLYYSTNSGVFRYARAAGELLPSGEPEAVATDLSDKGQHNAKMFTFDEYGMLYVEVGSPSNALGVPDRARGAQGVSDAEVAKFLSEHGGVWKFDPSKAPQTQQQGEHWSTGHRHILALAWNPVSHTLFGAMNGRDTLDVINPDLFSKEYNAVRVAEEFHELKKGANLGWPRTFYDPIGNKRLFGAEYGGDGKKGPPAGSYPDPIIAFPAHWAPMQMAYYGGEQFPETYRGGLFQAFHGSWNRQGDQKGYNVSFIPFDASGRPTGEWSVFADGFMGTGQIASPNDAAYRPMGLAAGPDGSLYVGSDHGGRVWRIFYIGE
- a CDS encoding c-type cytochrome: MSTGASRWQLPAGIMGIGAVVLVLGWFDRPVEAEAETAAETAADTAQHLVAAQASSTAPATPVPEPEALVVVNGADIYNEHCATCHMGDGSGVPNFQPPIAGSPVVAAGRDRLEAVIRAGSAALQDRPNTMGWQMPPFGFLTDPEVEALVGYVTDTFGSPPQE
- a CDS encoding tetratricopeptide repeat protein, which translates into the protein MRKPGRAAVVVVVVGITVIAAVTVPGIVTRQRLASYVPEIPAAENLSEPLRARLIEAGNQASDGEVEGLMALSRLYHANGYTSEAERIYGGLMTEQPENPRWPYRTALLRAANEDFGAAREWLERSVALAPDYAPARLRLAETWVRLEAPAQAASVFRELLEREPDHVRGLLGLARIAVDREAWTDARSGLERVVAATQFAHGVPELARVYENVGETERLQALRGRAPVVAPELAIDDPWMRELVEDLYDPLRLMEESHAAVSRDDKAAAMRWMERALVLAPDNGEVHHQTARLWERLRNQVKALAEYERAAELDPTIDDVWARLVTLYKAIGDTGKARRALTNGLEVNPSSAALLIERGRQLKERGRGAEALADFEKVIELHPQELIGYVEAAQVLFAMKRAEAADGWLEQSLAVAPDNPVALVMLSFSAITQRNRAAADRWMAQVMAQPRVARPDRDRLAAGYLEVFGEPPRG
- a CDS encoding polysaccharide biosynthesis/export family protein: MPLRSFRISCRVVFASVVLALTGCETTSVTGGATNPKIPEASSSALLRPGDSLGIALQGIPDPSAHNVQIDDQGLISLPFVGGVQAAGLTASDLSAQIRQTYVAQNFYRTIDVSVTVTERFVYVGGEVQRPGRIVWTPDLTMTKAIQAAGGFTLYARESAINVVREQAAYTLDARLAQRSPAEDPRLLPGDSIQVDRSAF